The following are from one region of the Vanessa atalanta chromosome 5, ilVanAtal1.2, whole genome shotgun sequence genome:
- the LOC125063982 gene encoding uncharacterized protein LOC125063982 isoform X2 yields the protein MSNRKESLKKSLGLTEYPWSSDDEDNPQTNPEPAASSSRRQVESENPNQPGPSGHNRGPSLSISPSRRNQTRLERDLFWSLLNNPNRMSGGGPMRPSTSSADPVETHERIDLDSPVSNIQRILAIKRLTRSLGANLCKHPQRPGPGSSRNIIFTPTMHGDYSSLKFGRLKRRPMSRVPPAGCSRNSIIPAVIESASAPTHSDEESPQPINSASPEHNDDNAEDQETMEVDTSAGGVSLEEEIVEIDGGGEENQDENGNEEEQAEQASGDEDAHEEISAQVTAPAESQQSQGIKRKGEIPEEREPDSVKEFNQSLLRLLECPVCLEWMEPPMSQCRRGHLVCGRCRARLAACPVCRTAFSSVRNRAMEAVAEMLRYPCRHGCGRETRLRRRAAHESSCAARRYRCPAPPCAERPPLSLADLPHHFQTKHLSMLKVGRKHKFSMKVNSEQHDNWLVMAARELFHLRVDVDIRTWGVVVYVAYIGPKCNASNFTYEVTVTGQHNDRKLVYTRATHSDLESSSLNVSRQDCFHLTLDQALNFLIRVCRVRERGPHRALRDARPARAARAARAARAPRAARAARRALSRSARRYRSQFVLKQKKWTMKFFLKCILSNTYM from the exons ATGAGCAACAGAAAGGAGAGCTTGAAAAAATCTCTTGGACTCACAGAATATCCGTGGAGTTCTG ACGATGAAGACAACCCGCAAACAAATCCGGAACCGGCTGCGTCGTCAAGTAGAAGACAGGTTGAATCTGAAAATCCTAATCAGCCTGGACCTAGCGGTCATAACA GGGGACCTTCACTGTCTATATCACCATCAAGAAGGAACCAAACTAGATTGGAACGTGACTTGTTCTGGTCACTGCTCAATAATCCAAACAGAATGAGCGGTGGAGGACCCATGAG GCCGAGTACAAGTTCCGCTGATCCTGTCGAAACACACGAACGGATTGATCTCGATAGTCCAGTTTCGAACATACAGCGCATACTTGCAATTAAAAGGTTAACTCGAAGCCTGGGTGCCAACCTTTGCAAACACCCGCAAC GTCCTGGTCCTGGCTCATCAAGGAATATAATATTCACTCCAACAATGCACGGGGATTATTCGTCTTTAAAATTCGGTCGTCTCAAGAGAAGACCCATGTCACGAGTGCCACCAGCCGGATGTAGCAGGAATAGCA TAATTCCCGCAGTGATAGAGAGCGCCTCGGCCCCGACGCACTCCGACGAAG aATCTCCCCAACCGATCAACTCGGCATCGCCGGAACATAATGATGATAATGCCGAAGATCAGGAAACTATGGAAG TGGACACGTCTGCCGGTGGAGTTTCTCTCGAGGAAGAAATAGTTGAGATAGACGGAGGGGGTGAGGAGAACCAGGACGAAAATGGCAATGAAGAAGAACAAGCCGAACAAGCGAGCGGAGATGAAGATGCTCATGAA GAAATATCTGCTCAAGTCACCGCTCCCGCTGAATCACAACAGTCTCAGGGAATCAAAAGAAAAGGGGAAA TACCCGAGGAGAGAGAACCGGATTCGGTCAAGGAGTTCAATCAA AGCCTGCTGCGCCTGCTGGAGTGCCCCGTGTGCCTGGAGTGGATGGAGCCGCCCATGTCGCAGTGCCGGCGCGGCCACCTGGTGTGCGGGCGGTGCCGCGCGCGCCTCGCCGCCTGCCCCGTGTGCCGCACCGCCTTCTCGTCCGTGCGCAACCGCGCCATGGAGGCC GTGGCGGAGATGCTGCGCTACCCGTGCCGGCACGGCTGCGGGCGCGAGACGCGGctgcggcggcgcgcggcgcacGAGTCGAGCTGCGCGGCGCGCCGCTACCGCTGCCCCGCGCCGCCCTGCGCCGAGCGCCCGCCGCTGTCGCTGGCCGACCTGCCGCACCACTTCCAG ACTAAGCATCTCTCCATGCTGAAAGTGGGCCGCAAGCACAAGTTCTCGATGAAGGTGAACTCCGAGCAGCACGACAACTGGCTGGTGATGGCGGCGCGCGAACTGTTCCACCTGCGAGTGGACGTCGACATCCGCACGTGGGGCGTCGTGGTGTACGTCGCCTACATTGGACCCAAGTGTAATGCTAGCAACTTCACCTACGAG GTGACGGTCACCGGGCAACACAACGATAGAAAACTCGTGTACACCCGCGCAACACACAGCGATTTGGAGAGCTCGTCCCTGAACGTGAGCCGCCAGGACTGCTTCCACCTCACCCTGGATCAGGCCCTCAAC TTCCTGATTAGAGTGTGTCGTGTACGTGAGCGAGGGCCGCATCGTGCGCTACGAGACGCACGGCctgcccgcgccgcccgcgccgcccgcgccgcccgcgccccccgcgccgcccgcgccgcccgccgcgcgctGAGTCGGTCCGCGCGACGATACAGATCACAATTTGtgctcaaacaaaaaaaatggacTATGAAATTTTTTCTAAAGTGTATCTTGTCTAATACTTATATGTAG
- the LOC125063982 gene encoding uncharacterized protein LOC125063982 isoform X1, whose amino-acid sequence MSNRKESLKKSLGLTEYPWSSDDEDNPQTNPEPAASSSRRQVESENPNQPGPSGHNTGGPSLSISPSRRNQTRLERDLFWSLLNNPNRMSGGGPMRPSTSSADPVETHERIDLDSPVSNIQRILAIKRLTRSLGANLCKHPQRPGPGSSRNIIFTPTMHGDYSSLKFGRLKRRPMSRVPPAGCSRNSIIPAVIESASAPTHSDEESPQPINSASPEHNDDNAEDQETMEVDTSAGGVSLEEEIVEIDGGGEENQDENGNEEEQAEQASGDEDAHEEISAQVTAPAESQQSQGIKRKGEIPEEREPDSVKEFNQSLLRLLECPVCLEWMEPPMSQCRRGHLVCGRCRARLAACPVCRTAFSSVRNRAMEAVAEMLRYPCRHGCGRETRLRRRAAHESSCAARRYRCPAPPCAERPPLSLADLPHHFQTKHLSMLKVGRKHKFSMKVNSEQHDNWLVMAARELFHLRVDVDIRTWGVVVYVAYIGPKCNASNFTYEVTVTGQHNDRKLVYTRATHSDLESSSLNVSRQDCFHLTLDQALNFLIRVCRVRERGPHRALRDARPARAARAARAARAPRAARAARRALSRSARRYRSQFVLKQKKWTMKFFLKCILSNTYM is encoded by the exons ATGAGCAACAGAAAGGAGAGCTTGAAAAAATCTCTTGGACTCACAGAATATCCGTGGAGTTCTG ACGATGAAGACAACCCGCAAACAAATCCGGAACCGGCTGCGTCGTCAAGTAGAAGACAGGTTGAATCTGAAAATCCTAATCAGCCTGGACCTAGCGGTCATAACA CAGGGGGACCTTCACTGTCTATATCACCATCAAGAAGGAACCAAACTAGATTGGAACGTGACTTGTTCTGGTCACTGCTCAATAATCCAAACAGAATGAGCGGTGGAGGACCCATGAG GCCGAGTACAAGTTCCGCTGATCCTGTCGAAACACACGAACGGATTGATCTCGATAGTCCAGTTTCGAACATACAGCGCATACTTGCAATTAAAAGGTTAACTCGAAGCCTGGGTGCCAACCTTTGCAAACACCCGCAAC GTCCTGGTCCTGGCTCATCAAGGAATATAATATTCACTCCAACAATGCACGGGGATTATTCGTCTTTAAAATTCGGTCGTCTCAAGAGAAGACCCATGTCACGAGTGCCACCAGCCGGATGTAGCAGGAATAGCA TAATTCCCGCAGTGATAGAGAGCGCCTCGGCCCCGACGCACTCCGACGAAG aATCTCCCCAACCGATCAACTCGGCATCGCCGGAACATAATGATGATAATGCCGAAGATCAGGAAACTATGGAAG TGGACACGTCTGCCGGTGGAGTTTCTCTCGAGGAAGAAATAGTTGAGATAGACGGAGGGGGTGAGGAGAACCAGGACGAAAATGGCAATGAAGAAGAACAAGCCGAACAAGCGAGCGGAGATGAAGATGCTCATGAA GAAATATCTGCTCAAGTCACCGCTCCCGCTGAATCACAACAGTCTCAGGGAATCAAAAGAAAAGGGGAAA TACCCGAGGAGAGAGAACCGGATTCGGTCAAGGAGTTCAATCAA AGCCTGCTGCGCCTGCTGGAGTGCCCCGTGTGCCTGGAGTGGATGGAGCCGCCCATGTCGCAGTGCCGGCGCGGCCACCTGGTGTGCGGGCGGTGCCGCGCGCGCCTCGCCGCCTGCCCCGTGTGCCGCACCGCCTTCTCGTCCGTGCGCAACCGCGCCATGGAGGCC GTGGCGGAGATGCTGCGCTACCCGTGCCGGCACGGCTGCGGGCGCGAGACGCGGctgcggcggcgcgcggcgcacGAGTCGAGCTGCGCGGCGCGCCGCTACCGCTGCCCCGCGCCGCCCTGCGCCGAGCGCCCGCCGCTGTCGCTGGCCGACCTGCCGCACCACTTCCAG ACTAAGCATCTCTCCATGCTGAAAGTGGGCCGCAAGCACAAGTTCTCGATGAAGGTGAACTCCGAGCAGCACGACAACTGGCTGGTGATGGCGGCGCGCGAACTGTTCCACCTGCGAGTGGACGTCGACATCCGCACGTGGGGCGTCGTGGTGTACGTCGCCTACATTGGACCCAAGTGTAATGCTAGCAACTTCACCTACGAG GTGACGGTCACCGGGCAACACAACGATAGAAAACTCGTGTACACCCGCGCAACACACAGCGATTTGGAGAGCTCGTCCCTGAACGTGAGCCGCCAGGACTGCTTCCACCTCACCCTGGATCAGGCCCTCAAC TTCCTGATTAGAGTGTGTCGTGTACGTGAGCGAGGGCCGCATCGTGCGCTACGAGACGCACGGCctgcccgcgccgcccgcgccgcccgcgccgcccgcgccccccgcgccgcccgcgccgcccgccgcgcgctGAGTCGGTCCGCGCGACGATACAGATCACAATTTGtgctcaaacaaaaaaaatggacTATGAAATTTTTTCTAAAGTGTATCTTGTCTAATACTTATATGTAG
- the LOC125063982 gene encoding uncharacterized protein LOC125063982 isoform X3, with translation MSNRKESLKKSLGLTEYPWSSDDEDNPQTNPEPAASSSRRQVESENPNQPGPSGHNTGGPSLSISPSRRNQTRLERDLFWSLLNNPNRMSGGGPMRPSTSSADPVETHERIDLDSPVSNIQRILAIKRLTRSLGANLCKHPQRPGPGSSRNIIFTPTMHGDYSSLKFGRLKRRPMSRVPPAGCSRNSIIPAVIESASAPTHSDEVDTSAGGVSLEEEIVEIDGGGEENQDENGNEEEQAEQASGDEDAHEEISAQVTAPAESQQSQGIKRKGEIPEEREPDSVKEFNQSLLRLLECPVCLEWMEPPMSQCRRGHLVCGRCRARLAACPVCRTAFSSVRNRAMEAVAEMLRYPCRHGCGRETRLRRRAAHESSCAARRYRCPAPPCAERPPLSLADLPHHFQTKHLSMLKVGRKHKFSMKVNSEQHDNWLVMAARELFHLRVDVDIRTWGVVVYVAYIGPKCNASNFTYEVTVTGQHNDRKLVYTRATHSDLESSSLNVSRQDCFHLTLDQALNFLIRVCRVRERGPHRALRDARPARAARAARAARAPRAARAARRALSRSARRYRSQFVLKQKKWTMKFFLKCILSNTYM, from the exons ATGAGCAACAGAAAGGAGAGCTTGAAAAAATCTCTTGGACTCACAGAATATCCGTGGAGTTCTG ACGATGAAGACAACCCGCAAACAAATCCGGAACCGGCTGCGTCGTCAAGTAGAAGACAGGTTGAATCTGAAAATCCTAATCAGCCTGGACCTAGCGGTCATAACA CAGGGGGACCTTCACTGTCTATATCACCATCAAGAAGGAACCAAACTAGATTGGAACGTGACTTGTTCTGGTCACTGCTCAATAATCCAAACAGAATGAGCGGTGGAGGACCCATGAG GCCGAGTACAAGTTCCGCTGATCCTGTCGAAACACACGAACGGATTGATCTCGATAGTCCAGTTTCGAACATACAGCGCATACTTGCAATTAAAAGGTTAACTCGAAGCCTGGGTGCCAACCTTTGCAAACACCCGCAAC GTCCTGGTCCTGGCTCATCAAGGAATATAATATTCACTCCAACAATGCACGGGGATTATTCGTCTTTAAAATTCGGTCGTCTCAAGAGAAGACCCATGTCACGAGTGCCACCAGCCGGATGTAGCAGGAATAGCA TAATTCCCGCAGTGATAGAGAGCGCCTCGGCCCCGACGCACTCCGACGAAG TGGACACGTCTGCCGGTGGAGTTTCTCTCGAGGAAGAAATAGTTGAGATAGACGGAGGGGGTGAGGAGAACCAGGACGAAAATGGCAATGAAGAAGAACAAGCCGAACAAGCGAGCGGAGATGAAGATGCTCATGAA GAAATATCTGCTCAAGTCACCGCTCCCGCTGAATCACAACAGTCTCAGGGAATCAAAAGAAAAGGGGAAA TACCCGAGGAGAGAGAACCGGATTCGGTCAAGGAGTTCAATCAA AGCCTGCTGCGCCTGCTGGAGTGCCCCGTGTGCCTGGAGTGGATGGAGCCGCCCATGTCGCAGTGCCGGCGCGGCCACCTGGTGTGCGGGCGGTGCCGCGCGCGCCTCGCCGCCTGCCCCGTGTGCCGCACCGCCTTCTCGTCCGTGCGCAACCGCGCCATGGAGGCC GTGGCGGAGATGCTGCGCTACCCGTGCCGGCACGGCTGCGGGCGCGAGACGCGGctgcggcggcgcgcggcgcacGAGTCGAGCTGCGCGGCGCGCCGCTACCGCTGCCCCGCGCCGCCCTGCGCCGAGCGCCCGCCGCTGTCGCTGGCCGACCTGCCGCACCACTTCCAG ACTAAGCATCTCTCCATGCTGAAAGTGGGCCGCAAGCACAAGTTCTCGATGAAGGTGAACTCCGAGCAGCACGACAACTGGCTGGTGATGGCGGCGCGCGAACTGTTCCACCTGCGAGTGGACGTCGACATCCGCACGTGGGGCGTCGTGGTGTACGTCGCCTACATTGGACCCAAGTGTAATGCTAGCAACTTCACCTACGAG GTGACGGTCACCGGGCAACACAACGATAGAAAACTCGTGTACACCCGCGCAACACACAGCGATTTGGAGAGCTCGTCCCTGAACGTGAGCCGCCAGGACTGCTTCCACCTCACCCTGGATCAGGCCCTCAAC TTCCTGATTAGAGTGTGTCGTGTACGTGAGCGAGGGCCGCATCGTGCGCTACGAGACGCACGGCctgcccgcgccgcccgcgccgcccgcgccgcccgcgccccccgcgccgcccgcgccgcccgccgcgcgctGAGTCGGTCCGCGCGACGATACAGATCACAATTTGtgctcaaacaaaaaaaatggacTATGAAATTTTTTCTAAAGTGTATCTTGTCTAATACTTATATGTAG
- the LOC125063982 gene encoding uncharacterized protein LOC125063982 isoform X4, which yields MSNRKESLKKSLGLTEYPWSSDDEDNPQTNPEPAASSSRRQVESENPNQPGPSGHNTGGPSLSISPSRRNQTRLERDLFWSLLNNPNRMSGGGPMRPSTSSADPVETHERIDLDSPVSNIQRILAIKRLTRSLGANLCKHPQRPGPGSSRNIIFTPTMHGDYSSLKFGRLKRRPMSRVPPAGCSRNSIIPAVIESASAPTHSDEESPQPINSASPEHNDDNAEDQETMEVDTSAGGVSLEEEIVEIDGGGEENQDENGNEEEQAEQASGDEDAHEEISAQVTAPAESQQSQGIKRKGEIPEEREPDSVKEFNQSLLRLLECPVCLEWMEPPMSQCRRGHLVCGRCRARLAACPVCRTAFSSVRNRAMEAVAEMLRYPCRHGCGRETRLRRRAAHESSCAARRYRCPAPPCAERPPLSLADLPHHFQTKHLSMLKVGRKHKFSMKVNSEQHDNWLVMAARELFHLRVDVDIRTWGVVVYVAYIGPKCNASNFTYEVTVTGQHNDRKLVYTRATHSDLESSSLNVSRQDCFHLTLDQALNFLRFKNRYCEPDKFLDFVVEINKREVPAENTLDESDS from the exons ATGAGCAACAGAAAGGAGAGCTTGAAAAAATCTCTTGGACTCACAGAATATCCGTGGAGTTCTG ACGATGAAGACAACCCGCAAACAAATCCGGAACCGGCTGCGTCGTCAAGTAGAAGACAGGTTGAATCTGAAAATCCTAATCAGCCTGGACCTAGCGGTCATAACA CAGGGGGACCTTCACTGTCTATATCACCATCAAGAAGGAACCAAACTAGATTGGAACGTGACTTGTTCTGGTCACTGCTCAATAATCCAAACAGAATGAGCGGTGGAGGACCCATGAG GCCGAGTACAAGTTCCGCTGATCCTGTCGAAACACACGAACGGATTGATCTCGATAGTCCAGTTTCGAACATACAGCGCATACTTGCAATTAAAAGGTTAACTCGAAGCCTGGGTGCCAACCTTTGCAAACACCCGCAAC GTCCTGGTCCTGGCTCATCAAGGAATATAATATTCACTCCAACAATGCACGGGGATTATTCGTCTTTAAAATTCGGTCGTCTCAAGAGAAGACCCATGTCACGAGTGCCACCAGCCGGATGTAGCAGGAATAGCA TAATTCCCGCAGTGATAGAGAGCGCCTCGGCCCCGACGCACTCCGACGAAG aATCTCCCCAACCGATCAACTCGGCATCGCCGGAACATAATGATGATAATGCCGAAGATCAGGAAACTATGGAAG TGGACACGTCTGCCGGTGGAGTTTCTCTCGAGGAAGAAATAGTTGAGATAGACGGAGGGGGTGAGGAGAACCAGGACGAAAATGGCAATGAAGAAGAACAAGCCGAACAAGCGAGCGGAGATGAAGATGCTCATGAA GAAATATCTGCTCAAGTCACCGCTCCCGCTGAATCACAACAGTCTCAGGGAATCAAAAGAAAAGGGGAAA TACCCGAGGAGAGAGAACCGGATTCGGTCAAGGAGTTCAATCAA AGCCTGCTGCGCCTGCTGGAGTGCCCCGTGTGCCTGGAGTGGATGGAGCCGCCCATGTCGCAGTGCCGGCGCGGCCACCTGGTGTGCGGGCGGTGCCGCGCGCGCCTCGCCGCCTGCCCCGTGTGCCGCACCGCCTTCTCGTCCGTGCGCAACCGCGCCATGGAGGCC GTGGCGGAGATGCTGCGCTACCCGTGCCGGCACGGCTGCGGGCGCGAGACGCGGctgcggcggcgcgcggcgcacGAGTCGAGCTGCGCGGCGCGCCGCTACCGCTGCCCCGCGCCGCCCTGCGCCGAGCGCCCGCCGCTGTCGCTGGCCGACCTGCCGCACCACTTCCAG ACTAAGCATCTCTCCATGCTGAAAGTGGGCCGCAAGCACAAGTTCTCGATGAAGGTGAACTCCGAGCAGCACGACAACTGGCTGGTGATGGCGGCGCGCGAACTGTTCCACCTGCGAGTGGACGTCGACATCCGCACGTGGGGCGTCGTGGTGTACGTCGCCTACATTGGACCCAAGTGTAATGCTAGCAACTTCACCTACGAG GTGACGGTCACCGGGCAACACAACGATAGAAAACTCGTGTACACCCGCGCAACACACAGCGATTTGGAGAGCTCGTCCCTGAACGTGAGCCGCCAGGACTGCTTCCACCTCACCCTGGATCAGGCCCTCAACTTCCTGAGATTCAAGAATCGGTACTGCGAACCGGACAAGTTCCTCGACTTCGTGGTAGAGATCAACAAGCGCGAGGTGCCCGCGGAGAACACCCTGGACGAGTCCGATTCCTGA
- the LOC125063970 gene encoding poly [ADP-ribose] polymerase, with product MSDLPYQVEYAKSGRASCKACKNKIDQGVLRIAIMVQSAFHDGKQPNWHHEECFFKKKCPGSIAEIANFNKLKNDDQVRIKSMLGNPSGIVMPAEKNKKGKSNKRDNSEKAALANYSIEYSKSSRATCKHCDIKICKGEIRVSKLSYDPKYGDHPNWHHLNCFAEKKNEFLFLAGGEDLPGFKSLNKEDQKTVKDAIKASKDDEVPVKKLKLEPKDEADIKKEKDLQKKIEKQNKSFHKYRSVLADLTKNDLQDLLEDNLQEVLKGRDECLDHLADIMTFGVPEPCPDCKGQLVLDTFYYKCTGNISEWSKCRYTTKTPKRKTMKVPKAFQDHVIFKKFKSKCSDRIFESEPPPSIVVVKKEEPESSQKDKPVPPLKNLQFFIYGKFKTPKEDIKHRILKLGGLVVNKLTDTLAAVISTKNDLEKMNVKMEEIQDKDIEVVEESFLDLIDPSNGSVTKSLELIRENNIADWGSDPTKRVPQDVIDGKSIQKSGSMYAKSKSTITKLKIKGGTAVDPDSGLEELAHVYQAPDGSKYTAVLSKTDVVAGKNSYYKLQVLRADGKNKFWLFRSWGRIGTPIGGNKVEECKTLNEAIEKFENLYMERTQNPWEERQNFVKMPESYYPIDMDYSDEPAASLQVDKQCSLHMSVQNLIQRIFNIDNMKKTLLEFELDTEKMPLGKLSKKQIKSGYNVLSELLKFIEKGSTSENKIIDATNRFYTLVPHSFGTDNPPLLNTVEIIKNKTEMLDNLLEIEIAYSLLKTESDDGVSPIEAHYRKLKAEITPLDKKSEEFEMILEYVRNTHAATHSSYTLKVQEVFQVVREGEEKRFKPFKKLHNRRLLWHGSRVTNFAGILSQGLRIAPPEAPVTGYMFGKGIYFADMVSKSANYCCTDKRNNVGLLLLSDVALGNMKECRRAENVTKLPSGVHSVWGVGSTQPDPARARRLRDVLVPLGPPAAPAAPLDTSLLYNEFIVYDVAQVNVKYLVQMEFNYTH from the exons atgtcTGATTTACCTTATCAAGTTGAATATGCTAAGTCCGGTCGAGCATCATGTAAagcgtgtaaaaataaaatagaccaAGGAGTTTTGCGAATAGCAATAATGGTGCAG tcGGCTTTTCATGATGGCAAGCAACCAAATTGGCATCATGAAgaatgtttctttaaaaaaaaatgtcctggAAGTATTGCTGAAattgcaaattttaataaacttaaaaatgatGATCAAGTCAGAATAAAGAGCATGTTGg GTAATCCATCAGGCATTGTGATGCCTgcagaaaaaaataagaaaggCAAGTCTAATAAAAGGGACAACAGCGAAAAGGCAGCTTTGGCAAATTATTCTATTGAATATTCTAAGTCGAGTAGAGCAACATGTAAACattgtgatattaaaatttgtaag ggaGAAATAAGAGTTTCGAAATTGTCTTATGATCCAAAGTATGGAGATCATCCCAATTGGCATCATCTTAATTGTTTTGCTgagaaaaaaaacgaatttttaTTCTTAGCTGGTGGTGAAGATCTTCCAGGTTTTAAGAGTCTCAATAAGGAAGATCAGAAAACAGTTAAGGATGCCATCaa agCGTCCAAAGATGATGAAGTGCCTGtgaaaaagttaaaattggAACCAAAAGATGAAGCtgatataaagaaagaaaaggatttacaaaaaaaaattgaaaaacaaaataaatcattccATAAATATCGTAGTGTACTCGCTGACCTCACTAAGAATGACCTGCAGGATTTACTTGAAGATAATTTACAAGAGGTGCTGAAAGGTCGTGATGAG TGTCTGGATCATTTGGCTGATATTATGACATTTGGAGTTCCTGAGCCGTGTCCAGACTGTAAAGGGCAACTTGTATTGGACACATTTTACTATAAGTGTACAG GAAATATAAGCGAATGGTCGAAATGTAGATATACAACTAAAACTCCTAAGAGAAAAACAATGAAAGTCCCTAAAGCATTTCAAGATCatgtaatattcaaaaaatttaagtcaaaGTGTAGCGATAGAATATTTGAAAGTGAGCCACCTCCGAGCATTGTAGTCGTAAAGAAAGAGGAACCAGAGAG TTCTCAGAAAGACAAACCGGTTCCACCATTGAAGAACCTTCAATTTTTCATCTATGGTAAATTCAAAACTCCCAAAGAGGATATCAAGCACCGCATTTTGAAGTTGGGAGGCTTAGTTGTGAATAAGCTAACAGATACACTAGCAGCTGTAATATCCACCAAGAATGATCTAGAAAAAATGAATGTCAAAATGGAAGAAATACAAGATAAAGATATAGAG GTTGTCGAAGAATCATTCTTGGACCTAATTGATCCCAGCAATGGAAGTGTTACAAAATCACTAGAACTTATAAGAGAAAATAATATTGCGGATTGGGGATCTGAC CCGACTAAACGAGTTCCTCAAGATGTTATTGATGGAAAGTCCATACAAAAGTCTGGGAGCATGTATGCAAAATCCAAATCTACCATCACAAAGCTGAAAATTAAAG GCGGCACGGCCGTGGACCCCGACTCGGGGCTGGAGGAGCTGGCGCACGTGTACCAGGCGCCCGACGGCTCCAAGTACACCGCCGTGCTGTCCAAGACCGACGTGGTGGCCGGCAAGAACTCCTACTACAAGCTGCAGGTGCTCAGAGCTGACGGGAAGAACAA GTTTTGGTTGTTCCGATCTTGGGGCAGAATCGGTACTCCGATCGGAGGCAATAAGGTGGAAGAATGTAAGACTCTTAACGAAGCAATTGAAAAATTTGAAAACCTTTACATGGAACGAACGCAAAACCCCTGGGAGGAGCGGCAAAACTTCGTTAAG ATGCCGGAGTCGTACTACCCCATAGACATGGACTACAGCGACGAGCCGGCAGCGTCGCTGCAGGTCGATAAGCAATGCTCGCTACACATGTCCGTGCAGAATCTCATACAGAGGATCTTCAACATCGACAACATGAAGAAGACGCTCCTCGAGTTCGAA CTTGATACGGAAAAAATGCCTCTCGGAAAATTATCcaagaaacaaattaaatccGGATACAATGTTCTCTCCgagttacttaaatttattgagaaaggatCTACAAGCGAAAACAAAATCATCGACGCTACTAACAg ATTTTACACTTTAGTGCCACATAGTTTTGGAACTGATAATCCCCCACTGCTGAATACTGTCGAAATCATAAAGAATAAAACTGAAATGTTAGACAACCTATTGGAGATTGAAATCGCCTACAGTTTACTCAAAACgg AAAGCGATGATGGTGTAAGTCCTATTGAGGCTCATTATCGAAAATTAAAGGCAGAAATCACTCCTCTCGATAAGAAGAGCGAAGAATTCGAAATGATTTTAGAATATGTGCGGAATACGCACGCTGCTACACATTCTAGCTATACGCTAAAAGTACAAGAG gtATTCCAAGTTGTTCGTGAAGGAGAAGAGAAGCGTTTCaaaccatttaaaaaacttCACAACAGAAGACTACTATGGCACGGTTCACGTGTTACCAATTTCGCTGGAATTCTCTCCCAAG GTCTTCGAATTGCCCCACCGGAGGCACCAGTGACCGGGTACATGTTCGGGAAAGGCATTTACTTCGCGGACATGGTCTCTAAATCTGCTAACTACTGCTGCACGGACAAAAGAAACAACGTCGGGCTGCTGCTGTTGAGTGATGTGGCTCTCGGAAACAT GAAGGAGTGCCGGCGCGCCGAGAACGTGACGAAGCTGCCGAGCGGCGTGCACTCCGTGTGGGGCGTGGGCAGCACGCAGCCCGACcccgcgcgcgcgcgccgcctgcGCGACGTGCTCGTGCCGCTCgggccgcccgccgcgcccgccgcgccgctcgACACCTCGCTGCTCTACAACGA ATTCATCGTTTACGACGTCGCGCAAGTGAATGTTAAGTACTTGGTACAAATGGAGTTCAACTATACACACTAA